In Sulfuricurvum sp., the sequence AAATTAGCACTAACTGCAGTAGAAAAAAGTCGTATCAACGCCCTTCAAAAAACTAAATATTTAGCGGTTATACAGAATCCTCCTCTCCCTGAGATGGCTACATATCCGCGCCGTTTGTACAATTTGATTACATTATTTATCGTATTGTCGATATTATTTGGAATTGGACGTCTTATTAAAGCCACCATAGAGGATCGTAAATACTAATGAAAACACTAAAATTCTTCACTTTACAATTGTTACTATCCATCAATCTCTTTGCCGTTGATGTATCATCCATCACCATGAGCGAAGCCAATAACTCATCGATCTCACCAATAAGTACCAAAGCAATTTTTGGAGCACATCTCTTTAACGGTAACTTTACCCAAAGCACCCAACATATCTATAATCCCGATTATCGACTTGCAATCGGAGATGTTGTGACGATTAAAATGTGGGGAGCTTTTGACTATGAGCAACCACTGACTATTGATTCTCAAGGCAATATTTTTATTCCCAGAGTAGGAACGGTACAGCTTTTAGGGATTCGTAATGGAGATTTAGTAACAACTATCACCAATAATGTGAAAAAAGTGTATCGCAATAATGTGTATGTTTATGCAGATATGGGAGCATATCAAAATGTCTCCTTATTTGTTACCGGAAATGTTAATAAACCGGGACTATATAAAGGGCTTAGCTCCGACTCCCTCTTGCAATATATTGACAAAGCTTCAGGAATTAATCCTGAATTTGGTAGTTTTCGGCGTATATCTGTCTTACGAGATAATAAAATACTTAAAAAAATTGACCTCTACGATTTCATGCTTAACGGACAAATGGAACTGTTTGCCTTTCGGACAGGAGACGTCATATTGGTTGATAGTGTCGGAACTTATATCAGCGCATTAGGAGAAGTGCAACGCCCTTTCCGTTTTGAAGCCAAAGAGTTAACGATGTCTCTCTCAGAACTTGCTCGTCTTAGCGGGATAAAGCCGACAGCAACCAATGCAGTTGTTAAAAACTATGGTAGTGATAATCATTTAAACATTAAATCATATCCATTTAACAAATTTAATTCTATCACGTTGAGTTCTGGAGACACAGTAGAATTTTTACCCGATTACTCAGCATCGAATGTTCAAATAACTATTGACGGAGAACACTCAGGATTACATACGCTCATTGTACCTAAAGGGACAACTTTAGGAAAACTACGTCAGCAGATACATTTTAATACTGAGTCCAATGTCGACGCAATCCAAATATACCGTAAAAGTGTTGCGGAGATACAAAAAAAGTTGATTGATGCCCAACTGCATGAGCTGGAAACACTAGCACTTACCACCTCTTCTGTTTCACCTCAAGAAGCTTCAATGAGGTCACAAGAGACTCAATCAATTCTCCAATTTATCGATCGTGCAAAAAAAGTAGAACCAACCGGTCAAATCACGATTAGTGACCTTTCTGCGCTTGATACTATCGTCTTACAAGAGGGTGATACTATTCGAGTTCCAACAAAAAACAATATTGTTGTTGTTCAGGGAGAAGTGGCTCTTCCAGGTGCATTTACCTATATGGACAAATACACTTTAAATGATTATATTGCAATGGCAGGCGACATCAGTGAACGTGCCAATAAAGAACGTATTTTAGTAATTCGTGCAAGTGGAAAAGCAGAAAAATATGATGCATCCATGTTTTCGTTTAATAACCAACCTAAAATGGAAAAAGGGGACTCTGTTTTAGTACTTCCAAAAGCTGAAAGCCAAACACTCCAAGTAGCTAGTGCAATAACGCAAATCCTTTATCAAATCGCTATTGCTGCAAACGTCGTCTTAAAATTCTAGCCTTTTTTCGTGAGGTTTTTCACCTCACTTCTCACAATAACTTCTTGTTATTTTTCTTAATACAAAAATTAGCTTTTATAACCTAAAATGATTTCCATACAAATCACGAAAGGATTTACTATGGCAACAATACTTTCAGCAACAGTCGTTAACAACATTCTAACAATCACTTATGATGAGGCAATGCAACTAACAAACCCATCCAACGTAACTTTTTATACAAGTACGGGAAATCAATTAGGTATTACTGCTGTAAGTGGTGCGGGATATGGTTCCCCTGCCACAAGTATCTGGACGCTAACACTCAGCTCCCCTATTACATCTACCGAGTATGTGATTATGCAATCATCCGGTGGAGTAGCGCAGGGTGTTAACAGTGGACAATATTTGAGTTATGGTACAGCTTTCGTTGGAGGAAGCGGTGTCTCATCGATCGATTTGATGAATGTTTACAATTACAATCAGCCTTATTCTGTTTTTGCCAATAATGGAGCCGATAGTATCACGCTTAGCGGTGGCAATGTACCGACTTACGTCAACCTCACAGAAAGCACTGCTGCTTCCGACACGGTTAGTTTTGGAGATCAGTGGGTAAATGATAGTTTTAGCTTATTGACGCAAGGACCTCAGATTATCCAAGGTTTTGATATTTCCGGAACAACAACCAATGATAAGCTTAGTATGATTTCTAATGTTATAGCCTCCAATACCGTAGGTTATGTTGATGGAACCGATGTCGGGATTTTCGCTTCGCACAGTATTACCAATGGTCTTGCTTCTTTTAAAGATACGAATGGGGTAATCATTACCATCGATACGGCAGAAAAAGCGCAAGCAATGTACGATTATCTTGAAACCAATATTACTACTCCGGGAACCACTATTGGAACACAAGTATCGGTAGATGGTACAGCTCTTGGGATTTATCAAAAAGGAGCAACGGGGAATAAAAGCCTTGTAGTTGCACTCAATGGTATATCCGGAGCGACTCTCGGCACTACCCAAGGGACAAACGTTGTTCAAATCGTCGATACGACAGGTCCTGATATTTTAAATGCAGTACTTACCTCCAATGGCATCAACCTTTATTATGGAGAAACGGTTGCTTCGGCTCTCATTACCGGACTTAAGCTTTATAAGAATGGTACTACCGATATGGGCACTTTAACCCAATCACTTAATGGTTCTACCGTCACAATGACCTCCTCTACACAAACCCTAAGCGCTACTGATTTCGTTGTCGTCGATGCTACTGCAACTCATGCATTTACAGCAACCGATGGTGTAGGCAATACCTTTACCAGTACCGATCCCTTTATGTCTGCTATGGGTGGAACGGGGGATAACATCATCGATCTTTCACTATTAACTGGTGTGACAGAAGCTGAAGGTCGTGCTGGTAATGATACGATTACCGGAACGCCTGGAAACGACAAACTGCGCGGTGATGATGGCAATGATACACTCAATGGTGGCGATGGAAATGATGAACTCGATGGAGGTAATGGAAACGATACACTTAATGGAGAAATTGGTTCGGACAATATGAGCGGTGGAATGGGTGATGATACGTATGTCGTTGATGATGCAGGAGACAACTATTGGGAAAACGATAATGCGGGCAATGACACAGTTTTAAGCTACCTAGATTATTCTTATTTACAGTGGAATGTCG encodes:
- a CDS encoding polysaccharide biosynthesis/export family protein, with the protein product MKTLKFFTLQLLLSINLFAVDVSSITMSEANNSSISPISTKAIFGAHLFNGNFTQSTQHIYNPDYRLAIGDVVTIKMWGAFDYEQPLTIDSQGNIFIPRVGTVQLLGIRNGDLVTTITNNVKKVYRNNVYVYADMGAYQNVSLFVTGNVNKPGLYKGLSSDSLLQYIDKASGINPEFGSFRRISVLRDNKILKKIDLYDFMLNGQMELFAFRTGDVILVDSVGTYISALGEVQRPFRFEAKELTMSLSELARLSGIKPTATNAVVKNYGSDNHLNIKSYPFNKFNSITLSSGDTVEFLPDYSASNVQITIDGEHSGLHTLIVPKGTTLGKLRQQIHFNTESNVDAIQIYRKSVAEIQKKLIDAQLHELETLALTTSSVSPQEASMRSQETQSILQFIDRAKKVEPTGQITISDLSALDTIVLQEGDTIRVPTKNNIVVVQGEVALPGAFTYMDKYTLNDYIAMAGDISERANKERILVIRASGKAEKYDASMFSFNNQPKMEKGDSVLVLPKAESQTLQVASAITQILYQIAIAANVVLKF